In Aspergillus nidulans FGSC A4 chromosome II, a single window of DNA contains:
- a CDS encoding uncharacterized protein (transcript_id=CADANIAT00004398), with amino-acid sequence MYNEPSLMQRPEVLLRSDKLAKPRVENQRAAVREGDDESGFDAKEDKRLSERLAGPMKAGKVLKLVFD; translated from the exons ATGTACAACGAGCCGAGCTTGATGCAGCGCCCCGAAGTCCTGTTACGGAGCGACAAACTG GCAAAACCGCGAGTGGAAAACCAGAGGGCTGCAgttcgagaaggagatgacgAATCTGGTTTTGATGcaaaagaagacaagaggCTTTCGGAAAGGTTAGCTGGACCCATGAAGGCCGGTAAGGTGCTTAAGTTGGTTTTCGACTAG
- a CDS encoding uncharacterized protein (transcript_id=CADANIAT00004399), whose amino-acid sequence MLFSAILLSLTFGRVFADAGDDDDLMSFVTLPKVRALKFEISYHDRQAVAPGYWFVAPYGIIEPEVPTKQWMPYQVGPYIYDGDGVLVWAGSPMFDNRNTFDFKAANNIDGESHLSFILQHQYHDDGTDKGYGYILDQHYEQEYKVGVVNDLSAFNMHEFNVLDGGKTALACLYKSEYSDLSALGRPQDFSWIIAGGLLELDTETGEVLFEWSSLNNVLVDESVKVSTDSYPSDRPGWDYIHVNSADKNSVGDYLLSARFANTIYYISKEGEIVWRLGGKFNDFDMDFTFSKQHHARFIESNGTHHVISFLNNASDELEAEEDVSSALYVQLDTTVSPMTARVIKRINRPDGGLTRLRGNVQTLPNGNTFVGWSERGYHSEHDPDGKLLMEAKFVSTRLSSYRSYKYPFTGRPNTPPDVVASVYGTEPADLTTIFHVSWNGATDIASWQFYARSSEDGLPVPVGSTVKTDFETMYIADGYLDWVSVEALDKEGNILGKSEVQRTQTPSNWRLAGFQGEEQPTPDDPAILYSTKEEKPDVGEEEEEEGKEEDMADMDMDMDMESEVDPNEAAKAAVQAYEMIRGVGGLLIFILVTCSLGGVLAAIYYCLRRRRTRSYHEIPLDEAERQPMAST is encoded by the exons ATGCTCTTCTCTGCGATTTTGTTGTCTCTGACTTTTGGCCGCGTCTTCGCGGATGCTGGGGACGACGATGATTTGATGTCTTTCGTTACG ctcccgAAAGTACGAGCATTAAAGTTCGAAATTTCCTACCACGACCGTCAGGCTGTAGCCCCGGGGTACTGGTTCGTTGCACCCTACGGAATCATTGAGCCGGAAGTTCCTACCAAGCAATGGATGCCATACCAAGTAGGACCGTACATCTATGATGGAGACGGA GTTCTTGTCTGGGCCGGATCACCCATGTTTGATAACCGGAATACTTTCGACTTCAAAGCGGCTAACAACATTGACGGTGAATCTCATCTTTCATTTATCTTGCAGCATCAGTACCACGATGACGGTACGGACAAGGGCTACGGGTACATTTTGGACCAGCACTACGAGCAGGAGTATAAAGTTGGTGTTGTTAACGACCTAAGTGCGTTCAATATGCACGAATTTAATGTTCTCGATGGAGGAAAGACTgctcttgcttgcttgtaCAAGTCCGAGTACTCGGATTTATCCGCACTTGGTCGCCCTCAGGATTTTAGCTGGATCATTGCCGGTGggctgcttgagcttgatACAGAGACGGGTGAGGTTTTGTTTGAATGGAGCTCTTTGAATAACGTCCTCGTCGACGAGTCCGTAAAAGTCTCGACGGATTCGTACCCTTCTGACCGGCCAGGCTGGGATTACATCCACGTTAACTCAGCCGATAAGAACTCGGTAGGAGATTACCTTCTATCGGCACGATTCGCCAACACAATCTATTACATCTCCAAGGAGGGTGAGATTGTCTGGCGGCTGGGCGGGAAGTTCAACGACTTCGACATGGATTTCACCTTTTCCAAGCAACATCATGCGCGATTCATCGAATCCAACGGGACACATCACGTCATCTCTTTCTTGAACAACGCCTCTGACGAattggaggcggaggaggacgTCTCATCTGCTCTCTACGTGCAGCTCGACACTACTGTTTCCCCCATGACCGCGAGGGTTATCAAGCGCATCAATAGACCCGACGGTGGCCTCACTCGACTGCGTGGTAATGTGCAGACTCTGCCAAATGGCAACACCTTCGTCGGCTGGAGTGAGCGCGGCTACCACAGCGAGCATGACCCGGACGGCAAGCTTCTGATGGAGGCTAAATTCGTCTCCACGCGCCTCTCATCGTACCGATCCTACAAATACCCTTTTACCGGACGCCCAAATACACCACCAGATGTTGTTGCATCTGTGTACGGCACGGAACCCGCGGACCTGACCACTATCTTCCATGTCAGCTGGAACGGGGCGACGGACATTGCTTCATGGCAGTTTTACGCACGGTCTTCAGAAGACGGCCTACCAGTGCCGGTTGGTAGCACGGTCAAGACTGACTTTGAGACAATGTACATTGCCGATGGATACCTGGACTGGGTGTCCGTGGAAGCTTTGGACAAGGAGGGGAACATTCTAGGCAAATCTGAGGTTCAGCGGACACAGACACCCAGTAATTGGCGACTCGCCGGGTTCCAGGGCGAGGAGCAGCCAACTCCAGATGATCCTGCAATCCTGTATTCgacaaaagaagaaaaacCGGATgtgggagaggaagaggaagaggaagggaaagaggaagacatggcagatatggatatggatatggatatggaaTCAGAAGTTGACCCCAACGAAGCAGCTAAAGCAGCAGTCCAGGCGTACGAAATGATCCGCGGCGTGGGAGGACTCCTGATCTTCATTTTGGTCACATGTTCCCTGGGTGGGGTCCTGGCTGCTATATACTACTGCCTTCGACGACGTCGCACCAGGTCTTACCACGAAATTCCTTTGGACGAGGCAGAGCGCCAGCCTATGGCCTCAACATAG
- a CDS encoding DUF2945 domain-containing protein (transcript_id=CADANIAT00004400), whose protein sequence is MPTSKVQDKNGQTLKEGDYVFTRIRGGSHQGKIEKIVTDEAEAEQEDVKNPPKVIYNDQHGHRVAHNPGTLEKTQPDE, encoded by the exons ATGCCTACGTCAAAGGTTCAAGATAAAAACGGACAAACGCTCAAGGAGGGAGACTATGTCTTCACAAGGATCCGCGGCGGTTCGCACCAAGGGAAG ATAGAGAAAATCGTCAccgatgaggctgaggctgagcaagaagacgtGAAGAATCCTCCCAAG GTGATTTATAATGACCAGCATGGTCATCGAGTCGCACATAATCCCGGTACATTGGAGAAGACGCAGCCGGATGAGTGA